A genomic window from Streptomyces sp. NBC_01429 includes:
- a CDS encoding D-alanine--D-alanine ligase family protein, with translation MSSENSSQSPEQQLRKPRVAVVFGGRSSEHAISVVTAGAVLRSIDRTKYDVLPIGITTDGRWALTADDPERMAIVGRTLPSVEQIAESTDGTVVLSADPGNREVVYSEPGSVPKALGDVDVVFPVLHGPYGEDGTLQGLLELSGVPYVGAGVLASAVGQDKEYMKRVFTSFGLPVGPYVVIRPREWERGAGSAADRAAAVRKKIVDFAGEHGWPVFVKPARAGSSVGISKVDDLAGLDEAIAEARRHDPKILVESLLRGREIECGVLEFEDGPRASLPAEIPPVTAHDFYDFEAKYIDSAAGLVPAPLTEEQTAEVQRLAVEAFDAASCEGLVRADFFLTEDGEFVINEINTMPGFTPISMYPRMWQESGVGYAELIDVLIQAALRRSTGLR, from the coding sequence ATGAGCAGCGAGAACTCCTCCCAGAGCCCTGAGCAGCAGCTCCGCAAGCCGCGCGTGGCCGTCGTCTTCGGCGGACGTAGCTCCGAGCACGCCATTTCGGTGGTCACGGCCGGCGCCGTACTGCGGTCCATCGACCGTACGAAGTACGACGTCCTGCCCATCGGAATCACCACCGACGGCCGCTGGGCGCTCACCGCCGACGATCCGGAGCGGATGGCCATCGTCGGCCGCACCCTGCCGAGCGTCGAGCAGATCGCGGAGTCCACGGACGGCACGGTCGTCCTGTCCGCCGACCCCGGCAACCGCGAAGTCGTCTACAGCGAACCGGGCTCGGTGCCCAAGGCGCTGGGCGACGTCGATGTCGTCTTCCCCGTGCTGCACGGCCCGTACGGGGAGGACGGCACCCTCCAGGGGCTGCTGGAACTCTCCGGCGTCCCGTACGTCGGCGCGGGTGTCCTCGCCTCGGCCGTCGGCCAGGACAAGGAGTACATGAAGCGGGTGTTCACCTCCTTCGGGCTGCCCGTCGGCCCGTACGTGGTGATCCGCCCCCGCGAGTGGGAGCGGGGGGCGGGCTCCGCCGCCGACCGGGCCGCCGCCGTCCGCAAGAAGATCGTCGACTTCGCCGGCGAGCACGGCTGGCCCGTCTTCGTGAAGCCCGCGCGGGCCGGCTCCTCCGTGGGCATCTCCAAGGTCGACGACCTCGCGGGACTGGACGAGGCGATCGCCGAGGCCCGTCGCCACGACCCCAAGATCCTGGTGGAGTCGCTGCTGCGCGGTCGCGAGATCGAGTGCGGTGTGCTGGAGTTCGAGGACGGCCCGCGCGCCAGCCTGCCCGCCGAGATCCCGCCCGTCACGGCGCACGACTTCTACGACTTCGAGGCCAAGTACATCGACTCCGCCGCCGGACTGGTCCCCGCGCCGCTCACCGAGGAGCAGACGGCCGAGGTCCAGCGGCTCGCGGTCGAGGCGTTCGACGCGGCCTCCTGCGAGGGGCTGGTCAGGGCCGACTTCTTCCTCACCGAGGACGGCGAGTTCGTCATCAACGAGATCAACACGATGCCGGGCTTCACACCCATCTCCATGTACCCCCGGATGTGGCAGGAGAGCGGCGTCGGCTACGCGGAGCTGATCGACGTCCTCATCCAGGCGGCGCTGCGCCGCTCCACCGGTCTGCGCTGA
- a CDS encoding NAD(P)H-dependent glycerol-3-phosphate dehydrogenase has protein sequence MTRVAVFGAGSWGTAFAMILADAGCEVTVWGRRADVAESINTTRTNPDYLPGFELPPGIRATTDPAEAARGAEFTVLTVPSQTLRANLAAWAPVLPRDTVLVSLMKGVELGTAKRMSEVIEEVAKAPADRVAVVTGPNLAKEIAGRMPAAAVVACRDEAVARRLQTACHTPYFRPYTNTDVVGCELGGAVKNVIGLAVGIADGMGLGDNTKASLMTRGLAETTRLGLAMGADPHTFSGLAGMGDLIATCSSPLSRNHTFGTNLGRGMTLQGTIAVTKQTAEGVKSCESVLDLARRHEVDMPITETVVDIVHNGKPPLVALKELMSRSAKPERR, from the coding sequence GTGACGCGGGTCGCCGTATTCGGGGCTGGTTCATGGGGCACGGCGTTCGCCATGATCCTGGCCGACGCGGGGTGCGAGGTGACGGTCTGGGGCCGCCGCGCGGACGTCGCGGAGTCCATCAACACCACGCGCACCAACCCGGACTATCTGCCGGGGTTCGAACTGCCCCCGGGCATACGGGCCACGACGGATCCGGCCGAGGCCGCCCGGGGCGCCGAGTTCACCGTACTGACCGTGCCGTCGCAGACGCTGCGCGCCAACCTCGCCGCGTGGGCGCCCGTACTGCCCCGCGACACCGTCCTCGTCTCGCTGATGAAGGGCGTCGAACTCGGCACCGCCAAGCGGATGAGCGAGGTCATCGAGGAGGTCGCCAAGGCGCCCGCCGACCGGGTCGCCGTGGTCACCGGGCCCAACCTCGCCAAGGAGATCGCGGGCCGGATGCCCGCCGCCGCCGTCGTGGCGTGCCGGGACGAGGCGGTCGCCCGGCGGCTCCAGACCGCGTGCCACACGCCGTACTTCCGCCCGTACACCAACACCGACGTCGTCGGCTGCGAACTCGGCGGAGCGGTCAAGAACGTCATCGGCCTCGCGGTCGGCATCGCCGACGGCATGGGGCTCGGCGACAACACCAAGGCATCCCTGATGACCAGGGGACTGGCCGAGACCACCCGGCTCGGACTCGCCATGGGCGCCGACCCGCACACCTTCTCCGGACTCGCCGGAATGGGCGATCTGATCGCCACCTGTTCCTCGCCGCTCTCCCGCAACCACACCTTCGGCACCAACCTCGGCCGCGGCATGACCCTCCAAGGGACCATCGCGGTCACCAAGCAGACCGCCGAGGGCGTCAAGTCCTGCGAGTCCGTACTGGATCTGGCGCGGCGCCACGAGGTCGACATGCCGATCACCGAGACCGTCGTGGACATCGTGCACAACGGCAAGCCGCCGCTCGTCGCGCTCAAGGAACTCATGTCGCGCAGCGCCAAGCCCGAACGCCGCTGA
- a CDS encoding lysophospholipid acyltransferase family protein translates to MSRRRIGFWYRLAAVIAKPPLIVLLKRDWQGAEHIPADGGFITAVNHNSHIDPFAYAHFQYNTGRVPRFLAKNGLFTSGFIGAVMRGTGQIPVYRESTNALSAYRAAIDAVERGECVAFYPEGTLTRDPAQWPMTAKTGVARVALQTRCPVIPVAQWGANLLLAPYARKPELLPRKTHRVLVGPPVDISRYYDEEITTELLREVTEVIMAAITELLSELRGEPAPTAPYDHREARAEQRRKAAEEGSK, encoded by the coding sequence GTGTCCCGCCGCAGAATCGGCTTCTGGTACCGCCTGGCGGCGGTCATCGCCAAACCGCCGCTGATCGTACTGCTCAAGCGGGACTGGCAGGGGGCGGAGCACATCCCGGCCGACGGCGGATTCATCACGGCGGTGAACCACAATTCACACATCGACCCGTTCGCCTATGCGCACTTCCAGTACAACACGGGACGCGTTCCGCGCTTCCTCGCGAAGAACGGCCTATTCACCTCGGGATTCATCGGCGCGGTGATGCGCGGTACGGGGCAGATCCCCGTCTACCGCGAGAGCACCAACGCGCTCAGCGCCTACCGGGCCGCCATCGACGCCGTCGAGCGCGGTGAATGCGTGGCCTTCTACCCCGAGGGCACGCTCACCCGCGATCCGGCGCAGTGGCCGATGACCGCCAAGACCGGTGTCGCCAGGGTCGCGCTCCAGACGCGCTGCCCGGTCATCCCCGTCGCGCAGTGGGGCGCCAACCTGCTCCTGGCCCCGTACGCCAGGAAGCCCGAGCTGCTCCCGCGCAAGACGCACCGGGTGCTGGTCGGCCCGCCCGTCGACATCTCGCGCTACTACGACGAGGAGATCACCACCGAATTGCTGCGCGAGGTCACCGAGGTCATCATGGCCGCGATCACGGAACTGCTCTCCGAGCTACGCGGGGAGCCGGCGCCGACGGCCCCGTACGACCATCGCGAGGCCAGGGCGGAACAGCGGCGCAAGGCCGCGGAAGAGGGGTCGAAGTGA
- the cofC gene encoding 2-phospho-L-lactate guanylyltransferase, with amino-acid sequence MDGEFATDTDPTARWSLVVPLKPLRLAKSRLAASAGDALRPRLALAFAQDTVAAALACAAVRDVVVVTDDPTAAEALGALGARVVPDTPGGGLNAALAHGARAVRASRPQAAVAALNADLPALRPRELGRVLGVAGSFRRAFLADAAEIGTTLLAAAPGTELNPAFGGPSRHRHLLSGAVEIELAGVDSVRRDVDTGDDLRVAAGLGLGAFTASRYAGHERPAARPSGL; translated from the coding sequence ATGGACGGAGAGTTCGCCACGGACACCGACCCGACCGCCCGCTGGTCCCTGGTTGTTCCGCTCAAACCGCTGCGGCTGGCCAAGAGCAGGCTCGCCGCCTCCGCCGGGGACGCGCTGCGCCCCCGGCTGGCCCTCGCGTTCGCGCAGGACACGGTGGCCGCGGCGCTGGCCTGCGCGGCGGTCCGCGATGTGGTGGTCGTCACGGACGATCCGACGGCGGCGGAGGCGCTGGGCGCGCTGGGTGCGCGCGTCGTACCCGACACCCCTGGAGGCGGTCTCAACGCGGCGCTGGCGCACGGTGCGCGGGCCGTCAGGGCGTCCAGGCCGCAGGCGGCGGTGGCCGCGCTCAACGCGGATCTGCCGGCGCTGCGCCCCCGGGAACTGGGCCGGGTGCTGGGCGTGGCGGGCTCTTTCCGCCGGGCTTTTCTCGCGGACGCCGCCGAAATCGGTACGACATTGCTGGCCGCGGCGCCCGGGACGGAATTGAATCCGGCTTTCGGCGGGCCGTCCAGGCACCGCCATTTGTTGTCGGGCGCGGTGGAAATCGAGCTGGCCGGGGTGGATTCCGTACGGCGCGATGTCGACACGGGCGACGATCTGAGGGTGGCCGCCGGGCTGGGACTGGGGGCATTCACGGCGTCCCGGTACGCCGGACACGAACGGCCGGCGGCGCGGCCTTCCGGGCTCTGA
- a CDS encoding HU family DNA-binding protein, with product MNKAQLVEAIADKVGGRQQAADAVDAVLDAIVRAVVAGDRVSVTGFGSFEKVDRPARYARNPQTGERVRVKKTSVPRFRAGQGFKDLVSGSKKLPKNDVAVKKAPKGSLSGGSSSRTTVKAAAKKATAKKATAKKAAVKKTTAAKKTTTAKKATAKKTSPAAKKTTAKKTTATATAKKATAKKTAPAKKTTAKKAPARKATARTTTAKKTAARK from the coding sequence GTGAACAAGGCGCAGCTCGTAGAAGCGATTGCGGACAAGGTCGGCGGCCGGCAGCAGGCCGCGGACGCGGTCGACGCGGTACTCGACGCGATCGTCCGTGCGGTCGTCGCGGGGGACCGGGTCTCGGTGACCGGCTTCGGCTCGTTCGAGAAGGTCGACCGCCCGGCCCGTTACGCCCGTAACCCGCAGACGGGTGAGCGCGTCCGGGTCAAGAAGACCTCGGTGCCGCGCTTCCGCGCGGGTCAGGGCTTCAAGGACCTGGTCAGCGGCTCGAAGAAGCTCCCCAAGAACGACGTGGCCGTCAAGAAGGCCCCCAAGGGCAGCCTCTCGGGCGGATCTTCCAGCCGTACGACGGTGAAGGCGGCGGCGAAGAAGGCCACCGCCAAGAAGGCCACGGCGAAGAAGGCCGCGGTCAAGAAGACCACGGCCGCCAAGAAGACCACCACGGCGAAGAAGGCCACCGCCAAGAAGACCAGCCCGGCGGCGAAGAAGACCACGGCCAAGAAGACCACGGCCACCGCCACGGCGAAGAAGGCCACGGCGAAGAAGACCGCGCCCGCCAAGAAGACGACGGCCAAGAAGGCCCCCGCCAGGAAGGCGACCGCGCGCACCACCACGGCGAAGAAGACCGCCGCCAGGAAGTAG
- the leuD gene encoding 3-isopropylmalate dehydratase small subunit, with product MEAFTTHTGRAVPLRRSNVDTDQIIPAHWLKKVTRDGFEDGLFEAWRKDASFVLNRPEYAGATVLVAGPDFGTGSSREHAVWALQNFGFKAVISSRFADIFRGNSLKNGLLTVVLEQPVVDALWQIAESDPRAEVTVDLEKRQVRATAPDGAALVADFELDENARWRLLNGLDDISLTLQNEADIAAYEAARPSFKPRTITA from the coding sequence ATGGAAGCCTTCACCACACACACCGGTCGCGCCGTTCCGCTGCGCCGCAGCAACGTCGACACCGACCAGATCATCCCGGCGCACTGGCTCAAGAAGGTCACCCGCGACGGCTTCGAGGACGGGCTCTTCGAGGCGTGGCGCAAGGACGCGTCGTTCGTGCTCAACCGGCCCGAGTACGCCGGGGCCACGGTGCTGGTCGCCGGACCCGACTTCGGCACCGGCTCGTCGCGCGAACACGCCGTGTGGGCGCTCCAGAACTTCGGCTTCAAGGCCGTGATCTCGTCCCGGTTCGCCGACATCTTCCGCGGCAACTCGCTCAAGAACGGCCTGCTGACCGTCGTGCTGGAGCAGCCGGTCGTGGACGCCCTGTGGCAGATCGCCGAGAGCGACCCGCGGGCCGAGGTCACCGTCGACCTGGAGAAGCGCCAGGTTCGCGCCACTGCCCCTGACGGAGCAGCGCTTGTGGCCGATTTCGAGCTTGACGAGAACGCCCGCTGGCGGTTGCTGAACGGGCTGGACGACATCAGCCTCACCCTTCAGAACGAAGCCGACATCGCCGCTTACGAGGCCGCCAGGCCGTCCTTCAAACCGCGCACGATTACCGCCTGA
- the leuC gene encoding 3-isopropylmalate dehydratase large subunit: protein MGRTLAEKVWDDHVVRRAEGEPDLLFIDLHLLHEVTSPQAFDGLRKGGRQVRRLDLTIATEDHNTPTLDIDKPIADPVSRIQLETLRKNCADFGVRLHSLGDVEQGVVHVVGPQLGLTQPGTTVVCGDSHTSTHGAFGALAFGIGTSQVEHVLATQTLPLARPRTMAITVEGELPADVTAKDLILAVIARIGTGGGQGYILEYRGPAIEKLSMEARMTICNMSIEAGARAGMIAPDDTTFDYLKGRDHAPAGDEWDAAVAYWRTLRTDDDAVFDAEVLIDAAALAPFVTWGTNPGQGAPLSAQVPDPASYEDASERYAAEKALEYMGLTAGQALRDIKVDTVFVGSCTNGRIEDLRSAASLLDGRKVADGVRMLVVPGSVRVALQAVAEGLDKVFTAAGAEWRHAGCSMCLGMNPDQLAPGERSASTSNRNFEGRQGKGGRTHLVSPQVAAATAVLGHLASPADLSDADATGRTPAGAR from the coding sequence ATGGGTAGGACACTCGCGGAGAAGGTCTGGGACGACCATGTCGTCCGGCGCGCCGAGGGCGAGCCCGACCTCCTCTTCATCGATCTGCACCTGCTGCACGAGGTGACCAGCCCCCAGGCGTTCGACGGCCTGCGCAAGGGCGGTCGGCAGGTCCGGCGACTCGACCTCACCATCGCGACCGAGGACCACAACACCCCGACGCTCGACATCGACAAGCCGATCGCCGACCCCGTCTCCCGGATCCAGTTGGAGACGCTGCGCAAGAACTGCGCGGACTTCGGCGTACGGCTGCACTCGCTGGGCGACGTCGAGCAGGGCGTCGTCCACGTCGTGGGCCCGCAGCTGGGGCTGACCCAGCCCGGCACCACCGTGGTCTGCGGCGACAGCCACACCTCCACCCACGGCGCCTTCGGCGCGCTGGCGTTCGGCATCGGCACCAGCCAGGTCGAGCACGTGCTGGCCACCCAGACGCTGCCGCTGGCCCGTCCCAGGACCATGGCCATCACGGTCGAGGGCGAACTGCCCGCCGATGTCACCGCCAAGGACCTGATCCTCGCCGTCATCGCCAGGATCGGCACCGGCGGCGGCCAGGGCTACATCCTCGAATACCGGGGCCCGGCCATCGAGAAACTCTCGATGGAGGCCCGGATGACCATCTGCAACATGTCCATCGAGGCCGGCGCCAGGGCGGGCATGATCGCCCCGGACGACACCACCTTCGACTACCTCAAGGGCCGCGACCACGCACCCGCGGGCGACGAGTGGGACGCGGCGGTCGCCTACTGGCGCACACTGCGCACCGACGACGACGCGGTCTTCGACGCCGAGGTCCTCATCGACGCCGCCGCGCTCGCCCCGTTCGTCACCTGGGGCACCAACCCCGGCCAGGGCGCGCCGCTCTCCGCACAGGTCCCCGACCCGGCTTCGTACGAGGACGCTTCGGAGCGGTACGCCGCCGAAAAGGCCCTGGAGTACATGGGGTTGACCGCCGGACAGGCGCTGCGCGACATCAAGGTCGACACCGTCTTCGTAGGCTCCTGCACCAACGGCCGTATCGAGGACCTGCGCTCGGCGGCCTCGCTGCTGGACGGCCGCAAAGTGGCCGACGGGGTACGGATGCTGGTCGTCCCCGGCTCGGTACGGGTCGCCCTCCAGGCGGTCGCCGAGGGTCTGGACAAGGTTTTCACCGCCGCCGGCGCCGAATGGCGGCACGCGGGCTGCTCGATGTGTCTGGGCATGAACCCCGACCAACTCGCGCCCGGCGAGCGCTCGGCGTCGACCTCCAACCGCAACTTCGAGGGCAGGCAGGGCAAGGGCGGCCGGACCCATCTGGTCTCGCCGCAGGTCGCCGCCGCCACCGCGGTACTGGGCCATCTGGCCTCGCCCGCCGATCTGTCCGACGCCGATGCCACCGGCCGTACGCCCGCTGGAGCGCGATAA
- the ndgR gene encoding IclR family transcriptional regulator NdgR gives MDNSSGVGVLDKAALVLSALESGPATLAGLVAATGLARPTAHRLAVALEHHRLVARDMQGRFILGPRLAELAAAAGEDRLLATAGPVLTHLRDLTGESAQLYRRQGEMRICVAAAERLSGLRDTVPVGSTLTMKAGSSAQILMAWEEPERLHRGLQGARFTATALSGVRRRGWAQSIGEREPGVASVSAPVRGPSNRVVAAVSVSGPIERLSRHPGRMHAQAVIDAAGRLSEALRRTS, from the coding sequence ATGGACAACTCTAGCGGCGTCGGCGTTCTCGACAAGGCTGCTCTCGTACTGAGCGCCCTGGAGTCCGGTCCGGCCACCCTCGCCGGGCTGGTCGCGGCGACCGGGCTCGCACGGCCCACGGCCCACCGACTGGCCGTGGCACTGGAACACCACCGACTGGTGGCGAGGGACATGCAGGGCCGGTTCATCCTCGGTCCGCGGCTGGCCGAGCTGGCCGCCGCGGCCGGCGAGGACCGCCTGCTGGCCACGGCCGGACCCGTACTCACCCATCTGCGGGACCTGACCGGCGAGAGCGCCCAGCTCTATCGCCGCCAGGGCGAGATGCGGATATGCGTGGCGGCGGCGGAACGGCTCTCCGGGCTTCGGGACACCGTGCCGGTGGGCTCGACCCTCACCATGAAAGCCGGTTCCTCGGCCCAGATCCTGATGGCCTGGGAGGAGCCGGAGCGGCTGCACCGCGGCCTTCAGGGCGCCCGTTTCACCGCGACGGCGCTCTCGGGCGTACGGCGCAGGGGCTGGGCGCAGTCGATCGGCGAGCGGGAACCGGGGGTGGCCTCGGTCTCGGCGCCGGTGCGCGGGCCGTCGAACCGGGTGGTCGCGGCGGTCTCGGTATCCGGACCGATCGAGCGGCTCAGCCGGCACCCGGGCCGGATGCACGCTCAGGCGGTGATCGACGCGGCGGGCCGGCTGAGCGAGGCCCTGCGCCGTACGAGCTGA
- a CDS encoding DUF4188 domain-containing protein — MSAKPIKGRMTARAEGEVTVFLIGMRINKFRAARDWWPVVGAMPRMLRELSRDKGSGLIGARTLIGGPRLIYVVQYWDSKEKLLAYASATDGQHRPAWAAFNRRMRAARGGVGFWHETYAVPAGSYENVYVDMPEFGLGKATGVIPVGRRGESAAERLASRG; from the coding sequence ATGTCCGCGAAGCCGATCAAGGGACGCATGACCGCACGCGCGGAGGGGGAGGTGACGGTCTTCCTCATCGGGATGCGCATCAACAAGTTCCGTGCGGCGCGCGACTGGTGGCCGGTGGTCGGCGCGATGCCGCGCATGCTCCGGGAGCTGTCGCGGGACAAGGGCAGCGGGCTGATCGGGGCGCGCACCCTGATCGGGGGGCCCCGGCTGATCTATGTCGTCCAGTACTGGGACTCGAAGGAGAAGCTGCTGGCCTACGCGTCGGCCACCGACGGGCAGCACCGCCCCGCCTGGGCCGCCTTCAACCGCAGGATGCGGGCGGCGAGGGGCGGGGTCGGGTTCTGGCACGAGACCTACGCCGTACCGGCGGGCTCGTACGAGAACGTCTACGTCGACATGCCGGAGTTCGGCCTCGGAAAGGCCACCGGTGTGATCCCGGTGGGCCGGCGCGGGGAGAGTGCCGCCGAGCGGCTCGCCTCGCGGGGGTGA
- a CDS encoding MerR family transcriptional regulator: MRMAELSERSGVATATIKYYLREGLLRPGRRVSATQAEYDEEHLRRLRLVRALIQVGRMPVATAREVLVAVEDESLDRHKRIGAAVWALPHGSPDPAGDDGPDEAREEARRAVDEVLEEIGWTFGRAEGDYSPAYRMLVNAVAGLWRAGYPCAPADLLAYARSAAVLGAVDLDMVERYEPGAGQVEAAVALTVLYEPVLLGLRRLAEAEESNRRFGGGG, translated from the coding sequence GTGCGCATGGCGGAGCTGAGTGAACGCAGTGGAGTGGCCACCGCCACGATCAAGTACTACTTGCGCGAGGGGCTGCTGCGGCCGGGCCGCCGGGTGAGCGCCACCCAGGCCGAGTACGACGAGGAGCATCTGCGGCGGCTGCGGCTGGTGCGGGCGCTGATCCAGGTGGGCCGGATGCCGGTGGCCACGGCGCGTGAGGTGCTGGTGGCGGTCGAGGACGAGTCGCTCGACCGTCACAAGCGCATCGGCGCGGCGGTCTGGGCGCTCCCGCACGGCTCGCCGGACCCGGCGGGCGACGACGGCCCCGACGAGGCGCGGGAGGAGGCGCGGCGGGCCGTGGACGAGGTGCTGGAGGAGATCGGCTGGACCTTCGGCCGCGCGGAGGGCGACTACTCCCCCGCGTACCGCATGCTGGTGAACGCCGTCGCCGGTCTGTGGCGGGCCGGCTACCCCTGCGCACCGGCCGATCTGCTGGCGTACGCGCGCTCGGCCGCCGTCCTCGGCGCGGTCGACCTGGACATGGTGGAGCGGTACGAGCCGGGCGCCGGCCAGGTCGAGGCGGCGGTGGCGCTGACGGTGCTGTACGAACCGGTCCTGCTCGGTCTGCGCCGGCTCGCGGAGGCCGAGGAGTCCAACAGGCGTTTCGGCGGCGGTGGTTGA
- the gltX gene encoding glutamate--tRNA ligase — MASAHSGTDAGVRVRFCPSPTGNPHVGLVRTALFNWAFARHHGGTLVFRIEDTDAARDSEESYGQLLDSMRWLGLDWDEGPEIGGPHAPYRQSQRMDLYRDTAERLLAAGHAYHCYCATEELDARRDAARAAGRPSGYDGHCRDLSAERKAAYEAEGRTSIVRFRMPDEPITFTDLVRGELTFTPENVPDYGIVRANGAPLYTLVNPVDDALMEITHVLRGEDLLSSTPRQVALYKALIELGIAKDIPAFGHLPYVMGEGNKKLSKRDPQASLNLYRERGFLPQGLLNYLSLLGWSLSADRDLFSMEEMVAAFDIADVNANPARFDLKKAEAINADHIRQLDVAAFTEACGPWLKAPYAPWAPESFDAAAFAELAPLAQTRVTVLSDITANVDFLFLDEPVTDEASWAKAMKPGADALLATARTKIAEAEWHAEALKNAVLAAGEEHGLKLGKAQAPVRVSVTGRTVGLPLFESLELLGRERTLSRIDAALAKLAA, encoded by the coding sequence GTGGCTAGCGCACACTCCGGCACGGACGCCGGCGTCCGGGTACGTTTCTGTCCCTCCCCGACCGGCAACCCCCATGTGGGACTGGTCCGCACCGCCCTGTTCAACTGGGCGTTCGCCCGCCACCACGGCGGCACCCTGGTCTTCCGCATCGAGGACACCGACGCGGCGCGCGACTCCGAGGAGTCGTACGGCCAGCTGCTCGACTCGATGCGCTGGCTCGGGCTCGACTGGGACGAGGGCCCCGAGATCGGCGGCCCGCACGCGCCCTACCGCCAGTCGCAGCGGATGGACCTCTACCGCGACACCGCCGAGCGGCTGCTCGCCGCCGGCCACGCGTACCACTGCTACTGCGCCACCGAGGAGCTGGACGCGCGCCGCGACGCCGCCCGCGCGGCCGGCCGGCCCTCCGGGTACGACGGCCACTGCCGCGACCTGAGCGCCGAGCGGAAGGCGGCGTACGAGGCCGAGGGCCGTACCTCCATCGTCCGCTTCCGGATGCCCGACGAGCCGATCACCTTCACGGACCTGGTCCGCGGCGAGCTGACGTTCACCCCGGAGAACGTCCCGGACTACGGCATCGTCCGCGCCAACGGCGCCCCCCTCTACACGCTCGTCAACCCCGTCGACGACGCGCTGATGGAGATCACCCACGTCCTGCGCGGCGAGGACCTCCTCTCCTCCACCCCGCGCCAGGTCGCGCTCTACAAGGCGCTGATCGAGCTGGGCATCGCCAAGGACATCCCGGCGTTCGGACACCTTCCGTACGTGATGGGCGAGGGCAACAAGAAGCTCTCCAAGCGCGACCCGCAGGCGTCACTCAACCTCTACCGGGAGCGCGGGTTCCTGCCGCAGGGGCTGCTCAACTACCTCTCCCTGCTGGGCTGGTCACTCTCGGCCGACCGTGACCTCTTCTCCATGGAGGAGATGGTCGCCGCGTTCGACATCGCGGACGTCAACGCCAACCCGGCGCGCTTCGACCTGAAGAAGGCCGAGGCGATCAACGCCGACCACATCCGGCAGCTGGACGTGGCGGCGTTCACCGAGGCGTGCGGCCCGTGGCTGAAGGCCCCGTACGCGCCCTGGGCGCCGGAGTCCTTCGATGCCGCCGCCTTCGCGGAGCTGGCGCCGCTCGCCCAGACCCGGGTCACGGTCCTCTCCGACATCACCGCCAACGTCGACTTCCTCTTCCTCGACGAGCCGGTGACGGACGAGGCGTCCTGGGCGAAGGCCATGAAGCCGGGCGCCGACGCGCTGCTGGCCACCGCCCGTACGAAGATCGCCGAGGCCGAGTGGCACGCCGAGGCGCTCAAGAACGCGGTCCTCGCGGCCGGCGAGGAGCACGGCCTCAAGCTCGGCAAGGCCCAGGCGCCGGTCCGCGTCTCGGTCACGGGCCGCACGGTCGGCCTGCCGCTCTTCGAGTCCCTGGAACTCCTGGGCCGCGAGCGCACGCTGTCCCGGATCGACGCGGCGCTGGCGAAGCTGGCGGCGTGA